A single genomic interval of Spinacia oleracea cultivar Varoflay chromosome 6, BTI_SOV_V1, whole genome shotgun sequence harbors:
- the LOC110797390 gene encoding transcription factor RF2b isoform X1: MAMKPDPSTSNPNPDINGNPTKPLSAIPISNGIGIGNGNANSTLFGNPTPNPFRGPHHRRAHSEVSFRIHDDMDLSSDPFTGSSTEEIGSEDDLFTTYIDVDKLGAASGSASHPSDDFATASADGANVGLGLAVDGGDGGRPRHRYSNSVDATSSASFGEIMDAKKAMPPDKLAELWTIDPKRAKRILANRQSAARSKERKARYILELERKVQTLQTEATTLSAQLTLYQRDTTGLSSENTELKLRLQAMEQQAQLRDGESHALFNYNHGWDHNLALNEALKQEVERLRMATGEMMGPSESFNLGMPSMQYNHSAFYSLPPQHVSQGQHNMQMPQFHQSQGNMHHMHSSNPQNPSEFMPNDPLGRLQGLDISSRGAPTVKSEGASMSASESSSTF, encoded by the exons aTGGCAATGAAACCAGATCCATCAACCTCCAATCCCAATCCCGACATTAATGGCAACCCCACCAAACCCCTCTCCGCCATTCCCATTTCCAACGGGATTGGGATTGGCAATGGGAATGCGAATTCCACGCTCTTCGGAAACCCAACCCCAAACCCCTTCAGAGGGCCTCACCACCGCCGAGCCCACTCAGAAGTCAGCTTCCGTATCCACGACGACATGGATCTATCCTCGGATCCCTTCACTGGATCCTCTACCGAAGAGATCGGATCCGAGGACGACCTCTTCACCACCTACATTGACGTCGACAAGCTCGGCGCCGCTTCTGGATCTGCCTCCCACCCATCCGACGACTTCGCCACCGCCTCCGCTGATGGAGCCAATGTTGGTCTTGGACTAGCGGTTGACGGTGGCGATGGCGGTAGGCCTAGACATCGTTACAGCAATTCTGTGGATGCCACTTCATCTGCTAGCTTTGGTGAGATCATGGATGCCAAGAAAGCTATGCCTCCTGATAAACTTGCTGAGCTTTGGACCATTGACCCCAAGCGCGCTAAAAG GATTTTAGCGAACCGGCAGTCTGCTGCACGTTCAAAAGAGAGAAAAGCTCGATATATATTGGAGTTGGAGCGAAAAGTACAGACTCTACAAACTGAAGCAACCACTCTTTCTGCACAGCTAACATTGTATCAG aGGGACACAACTGGTTTGTCATCTGAAAACACTGAACTCAAGCTTCGGTTACAAGCCATGGAACAACAAGCTCAGTTGCGAGATGGTGAGTCTCATGCACTGTTTAACTACAACCACGGATGGGATCACAATCTAG CACTCAACGAAGCATTAAAGCAAGAAGTGGagaggctgagaatggccacagGGGAAATGATGGGTCCTTCAGAGTCATTTAACTTAGGGATGCCTAGCATGCAATACAATCATTCTGCCTTTTACTCGCTACCTCCTCAACATGTATCTCAAGGTCAACATAATATGCAGATGCCACAATTTCATCAGTCTCAGGGCAATATGCACCATATGCATTCATCCAACCCCCAAAATCCATCAGAGTTTATGCCAAATGATCCCCTTGGAAGATTACAGGGGCTTGATATTAGCAGCAGAGGAGCACCTACTGTGAAATCTGAAGGTGCTTCAATGTCTGCCAGTGAAAGTAGCTCAACATTTTGA
- the LOC110797390 gene encoding transcription factor RF2b isoform X2, whose protein sequence is MAMKPDPSTSNPNPDINGNPTKPLSAIPISNGIGIGNGNANSTLFGNPTPNPFRGPHHRRAHSEVSFRIHDDMDLSSDPFTGSSTEEIGSEDDLFTTYIDVDKLGAASGSASHPSDDFATASADGANVGLGLAVDGGDGGRPRHRYSNSVDATSSASFGEIMDAKKAMPPDKLAELWTIDPKRAKRILANRQSAARSKERKARYILELERKVQTLQTEATTLSAQLTLYQRDTTGLSSENTELKLRLQAMEQQAQLRDALNEALKQEVERLRMATGEMMGPSESFNLGMPSMQYNHSAFYSLPPQHVSQGQHNMQMPQFHQSQGNMHHMHSSNPQNPSEFMPNDPLGRLQGLDISSRGAPTVKSEGASMSASESSSTF, encoded by the exons aTGGCAATGAAACCAGATCCATCAACCTCCAATCCCAATCCCGACATTAATGGCAACCCCACCAAACCCCTCTCCGCCATTCCCATTTCCAACGGGATTGGGATTGGCAATGGGAATGCGAATTCCACGCTCTTCGGAAACCCAACCCCAAACCCCTTCAGAGGGCCTCACCACCGCCGAGCCCACTCAGAAGTCAGCTTCCGTATCCACGACGACATGGATCTATCCTCGGATCCCTTCACTGGATCCTCTACCGAAGAGATCGGATCCGAGGACGACCTCTTCACCACCTACATTGACGTCGACAAGCTCGGCGCCGCTTCTGGATCTGCCTCCCACCCATCCGACGACTTCGCCACCGCCTCCGCTGATGGAGCCAATGTTGGTCTTGGACTAGCGGTTGACGGTGGCGATGGCGGTAGGCCTAGACATCGTTACAGCAATTCTGTGGATGCCACTTCATCTGCTAGCTTTGGTGAGATCATGGATGCCAAGAAAGCTATGCCTCCTGATAAACTTGCTGAGCTTTGGACCATTGACCCCAAGCGCGCTAAAAG GATTTTAGCGAACCGGCAGTCTGCTGCACGTTCAAAAGAGAGAAAAGCTCGATATATATTGGAGTTGGAGCGAAAAGTACAGACTCTACAAACTGAAGCAACCACTCTTTCTGCACAGCTAACATTGTATCAG aGGGACACAACTGGTTTGTCATCTGAAAACACTGAACTCAAGCTTCGGTTACAAGCCATGGAACAACAAGCTCAGTTGCGAGATG CACTCAACGAAGCATTAAAGCAAGAAGTGGagaggctgagaatggccacagGGGAAATGATGGGTCCTTCAGAGTCATTTAACTTAGGGATGCCTAGCATGCAATACAATCATTCTGCCTTTTACTCGCTACCTCCTCAACATGTATCTCAAGGTCAACATAATATGCAGATGCCACAATTTCATCAGTCTCAGGGCAATATGCACCATATGCATTCATCCAACCCCCAAAATCCATCAGAGTTTATGCCAAATGATCCCCTTGGAAGATTACAGGGGCTTGATATTAGCAGCAGAGGAGCACCTACTGTGAAATCTGAAGGTGCTTCAATGTCTGCCAGTGAAAGTAGCTCAACATTTTGA